From the Deltaproteobacteria bacterium genome, one window contains:
- a CDS encoding flagellar motor switch protein FliG, whose translation MSELSGPEKAAILILSLPEEGARELLSRMDEEEVERILAAVSRIDSVPAELQARVLEEFRERIAGRSGAVFGGAVRTLEIIETLLPPTHAERLRAKYRRDYAPIAWALHPHTPAFIASGIAGEDPQTIALILSQLPTRQGGAVIAALPDTVRPEVVRRLATLESVTAEVVSDVAAGLEELFADHERGATPAAGPALAAELIAQLRKAQGDEVLDALEAADGTIAEEIRRQLFTFEHLSSLDDKGMRRLLQQVPMEDLALALKASSDSLRERVHACLSTRARESLADESESLGPRRLSEVEAKQREVVDVARRLADQGEIVLGSDSDEPWV comes from the coding sequence GTGAGCGAGCTCTCCGGGCCCGAGAAGGCGGCGATCCTGATCCTCTCGCTGCCCGAGGAGGGTGCGCGCGAGCTGCTCTCGCGCATGGACGAGGAGGAAGTGGAGAGGATCCTGGCAGCCGTGTCGCGCATCGACTCGGTTCCGGCAGAGCTCCAGGCCCGGGTCCTGGAGGAGTTTCGCGAGCGCATCGCGGGCCGCAGCGGGGCCGTCTTCGGCGGTGCGGTCCGCACCCTCGAGATCATCGAGACCCTTCTGCCGCCGACGCACGCCGAGCGGCTGCGCGCCAAGTACCGCCGCGACTACGCGCCGATCGCCTGGGCGCTGCATCCGCACACGCCCGCCTTCATCGCGAGCGGCATCGCGGGCGAGGACCCGCAGACGATCGCCCTGATCCTCTCGCAGCTCCCCACCCGGCAGGGCGGGGCGGTGATCGCCGCGCTCCCGGACACCGTGCGGCCCGAGGTGGTGCGCCGGCTCGCAACCCTCGAGTCGGTCACGGCCGAGGTGGTGTCGGACGTCGCCGCCGGCCTGGAGGAGCTCTTCGCCGACCACGAGCGCGGCGCCACGCCGGCGGCGGGGCCGGCGCTGGCCGCCGAGCTGATCGCGCAGCTCCGCAAGGCGCAAGGCGACGAGGTGCTCGATGCGCTCGAGGCCGCCGACGGCACGATCGCCGAGGAGATCCGCCGCCAGTTGTTCACCTTCGAGCACCTGTCCTCGCTCGATGACAAGGGGATGCGGCGGCTGCTCCAGCAGGTCCCGATGGAGGACCTGGCGCTGGCGCTCAAGGCCTCTTCGGACTCGCTGCGCGAGCGTGTGCACGCCTGCCTCTCCACCCGCGCCCGAGAGTCGTTGGCCGACGAGAGCGAGTCGCTCGGTCCGCGCCGCCTTTCCGAGGTGGAGGCCAAGCAGCGCGAGGTCGTCGACGTCGCACGCCGCCTTGCGGACCAGGGCGAGATCGTGCTCGGCTCGGACTCCGACGAGCCCTGGGTCTGA
- a CDS encoding ATP-binding protein yields the protein MDPSLHRSRWLTELEDALLLGAATIDGDGRIALCSEGFERLLAAREGAQLAALVAPEQREPLRTALDAVRDGEPERVLRLPDGSNGRVVELRLRRSAEPGGRVAALARDRSDLDRIERHLLLSERLRLVGEMVLGCAHELNNLLGVICHVAESDTEPEPGDLELLRRSADDARGLVQRLHGFARNEDALARPGDVVDAREVLRDALEFTRLRWQREAAAAGIRIEVEADLQPVGVVTGSAAQLRHAAINLITNAIDAMPRGGRLRVGTRRDGDYAVLEVSDTGTGFASELQERIFEPFFSTKGETGLGLGLTIVGEIVARHEGQLRVRSHADRGSAFEIRLPARTDASVRVDGAPPARAGAARASRVLLVDDNQLLRRLIARTLRGDGHEVLESSSAEEAEALATEPDRIDLLILDVSLPGRSGLELIRILRARGCRAPALLITGWGFDIRAVEATRVLAKPFSPEALRRAIAELRGDDGA from the coding sequence TTGGACCCGTCCCTGCACCGATCACGCTGGCTGACCGAGCTCGAGGACGCCCTCCTGCTCGGTGCGGCGACGATCGACGGCGACGGCCGCATCGCGCTCTGCTCCGAGGGCTTCGAGCGCCTGCTCGCCGCTCGCGAGGGAGCGCAGCTTGCCGCGCTGGTGGCGCCGGAGCAGCGTGAGCCGCTGCGCACCGCGCTCGACGCCGTGCGCGACGGTGAGCCGGAACGCGTACTGCGCCTCCCGGACGGCAGCAACGGGCGCGTCGTCGAGCTGCGCCTGCGCCGGTCGGCCGAGCCGGGTGGTCGGGTTGCCGCACTCGCGCGCGACCGCAGCGACCTCGACCGCATCGAGCGCCACCTGCTGCTCTCCGAGCGGCTGCGCCTGGTGGGCGAGATGGTGCTCGGCTGCGCGCACGAGTTGAACAACCTGCTGGGCGTGATCTGCCATGTCGCCGAGTCCGACACGGAGCCCGAGCCCGGCGACCTCGAGCTGCTGCGCCGTTCGGCCGACGACGCGCGGGGGCTCGTCCAGCGGCTGCACGGGTTCGCCCGCAACGAGGATGCCCTGGCCCGGCCCGGCGACGTCGTGGACGCACGCGAGGTGCTGCGCGACGCGCTCGAGTTCACCCGCCTGCGCTGGCAGCGCGAGGCTGCCGCTGCCGGCATCCGGATCGAGGTGGAGGCAGACCTCCAGCCCGTCGGCGTGGTGACCGGCTCGGCGGCCCAGCTCCGGCACGCCGCGATCAACCTGATCACGAACGCGATCGACGCGATGCCGCGCGGCGGGCGGCTCCGGGTGGGGACCCGCCGGGACGGCGACTACGCCGTACTCGAGGTCTCGGACACCGGGACGGGCTTTGCGTCGGAGCTGCAGGAGCGGATCTTCGAGCCCTTCTTCTCGACCAAGGGCGAGACCGGGCTCGGCCTCGGCCTCACGATCGTGGGCGAGATCGTCGCGCGACACGAAGGGCAGCTGCGCGTGCGCTCCCACGCGGACCGGGGCAGTGCCTTCGAGATCCGCCTGCCGGCCCGCACCGACGCATCGGTCCGGGTGGACGGCGCTCCGCCCGCCCGGGCGGGGGCCGCTCGCGCCTCGCGCGTTCTGCTCGTCGACGACAACCAGCTCCTGCGCCGTCTGATCGCGCGCACGCTGCGCGGCGACGGGCACGAGGTGCTCGAGTCGTCGAGCGCGGAGGAAGCGGAGGCGCTCGCGACCGAGCCGGATCGGATCGACCTGCTGATCCTGGATGTGTCGCTACCGGGCCGCTCCGGGCTCGAGCTGATCCGCATCCTGCGCGCGCGCGGCTGCCGGGCCCCGGCGCTCCTGATCACGGGCTGGGGCTTCGATATCCGCGCGGTCGAGGCGACCCGTGTCCTCGCCAAGCCCTTCTCGCCCGAGGCCCTGCGCCGCGCGATCGCTGAGCTCCGGGGTGACGACGGCGCGTAG
- a CDS encoding response regulator transcription factor, translated as MATRILLADDHQMVREGLRLLIQSRTDLEVVAEASDGREAVDLARCHRPDIAVLDLWMPRLSGVEATRQIAREGDTRVLVLTMHESWSHVREALRAGALGYVVKSAAARQLLEAVDAVRGGRAFVSPAISHHMVEAVRGGEERRAAPLAMLTDREREVLQLVAEGLSSKEIATQLGLSVKTAETHRANLMTKLSIRKTSGLVRLAIREGLVAP; from the coding sequence ATGGCCACCCGGATCCTGTTGGCCGACGATCACCAGATGGTTCGCGAGGGGCTGCGGCTGCTGATCCAGAGCCGCACCGACCTCGAGGTCGTCGCGGAGGCGAGCGACGGGCGGGAGGCCGTAGATCTGGCGCGGTGTCATCGACCCGACATTGCGGTACTCGACCTCTGGATGCCGCGTCTCTCCGGGGTCGAGGCGACCCGCCAGATCGCACGCGAGGGCGATACGCGGGTGCTGGTCCTGACGATGCACGAGAGCTGGTCTCATGTTCGCGAGGCGCTGCGGGCAGGGGCCCTCGGCTACGTCGTCAAGAGCGCCGCCGCGCGCCAGCTCCTGGAGGCGGTGGACGCCGTGCGCGGGGGGCGTGCCTTCGTATCCCCGGCGATCTCGCACCACATGGTCGAGGCGGTCCGTGGTGGCGAGGAGCGCCGGGCGGCGCCGCTCGCCATGCTCACCGACCGCGAGCGCGAGGTACTCCAGCTCGTTGCCGAGGGCCTCTCCTCGAAGGAGATCGCCACCCAGCTCGGCCTCTCGGTGAAGACCGCCGAGACGCACCGCGCGAACCTCATGACCAAGCTCAGCATCCGCAAGACCTCGGGGCTGGTGCGCCTGGCGATCCGCGAGGGCCTGGTCGCTCCCTGA
- the lnt gene encoding apolipoprotein N-acyltransferase codes for MRTICRQLAGSLQASALAGALMAGATAPLGLGPVVFVALVPFLLGALGAGSARRGAAHGAVCGTAFFGLGFLWVPLGVGGPVLWAAFALGVPLLALPLAALGAALAVGARRAGAACALAAFPAAWVALETLRASGPLGTPWLRLGDALATWPALAQPAALGGVALLSGWAAAANAALAFAVLAPHALQRQVAALALIGGPALAGAERLAAADASLGAGPAAVRVAAVQPDVPSRERHAPARFDTNLGRLLALSRAAGEAGADLLVWPEGAFERTGDRRGDLFLGTIANHLATPIVAGLRRATSDGSRERWNSVALATPGGDTRIAGDKVRPVPLYERAPDTRFARRLARAGWWPGNVRPAPEPGLVDVPLADGARLRAGILLCIDSAHPDLARGLRRRGASLLLSPANEAESGPWSARQHAAIARLRAIEVGLPLVRAANTGPSTWIDAYGRETARIEAGTRAMRVAPAGAPAPITPYARWGVGPAWLGLLAPAALAALRHRCRQGIRSCSGAQQTLAPPSTPETSRGEWA; via the coding sequence GTGCGAACCATCTGCAGGCAGCTCGCGGGCTCACTGCAGGCCAGTGCTCTCGCCGGTGCGCTCATGGCCGGCGCGACCGCGCCGCTCGGGCTCGGCCCGGTGGTCTTCGTGGCGCTCGTCCCGTTCCTGCTCGGGGCGCTCGGCGCGGGCTCCGCGCGGCGCGGGGCTGCGCACGGGGCGGTCTGCGGCACCGCCTTCTTCGGGCTCGGCTTCCTGTGGGTTCCGCTCGGCGTCGGAGGGCCCGTCCTGTGGGCCGCCTTCGCGCTCGGCGTGCCGCTGCTCGCGCTCCCCCTCGCGGCGCTCGGCGCGGCACTCGCCGTCGGCGCTCGGCGCGCGGGCGCGGCCTGCGCGCTCGCCGCCTTCCCGGCCGCGTGGGTGGCACTCGAGACGCTGCGCGCGAGCGGCCCGCTCGGCACACCCTGGCTGCGACTCGGCGACGCCCTGGCGACCTGGCCCGCGCTCGCCCAGCCGGCGGCCCTCGGCGGCGTCGCCCTGCTCTCGGGCTGGGCCGCGGCAGCGAACGCCGCACTCGCCTTCGCGGTGCTCGCGCCCCACGCCCTGCAGCGGCAGGTGGCCGCGCTCGCGCTGATCGGCGGGCCGGCGCTCGCCGGCGCAGAGCGTCTCGCGGCCGCCGACGCCTCGCTGGGGGCGGGGCCCGCAGCGGTGCGCGTCGCGGCGGTCCAGCCCGACGTCCCGAGCCGTGAGCGCCACGCCCCGGCGCGCTTCGACACCAACCTGGGGCGCTTGCTCGCGCTGAGCCGCGCCGCCGGTGAGGCCGGCGCCGATCTCCTGGTCTGGCCGGAGGGCGCCTTCGAGCGCACCGGCGATCGGCGCGGCGATCTCTTCCTCGGGACGATCGCGAACCACCTGGCGACACCGATCGTCGCCGGACTGCGCCGTGCGACCAGCGACGGCTCCCGAGAGCGATGGAACTCGGTCGCCCTTGCGACACCGGGGGGAGACACCCGCATTGCCGGCGACAAGGTGCGCCCGGTACCGCTCTACGAGCGCGCGCCCGACACCCGGTTCGCGCGCCGGCTCGCGCGAGCCGGGTGGTGGCCCGGCAACGTGCGTCCGGCCCCCGAGCCCGGCCTGGTGGACGTGCCGCTGGCCGACGGCGCGAGGCTGCGTGCCGGCATCCTGCTGTGCATCGACTCCGCGCACCCCGACCTGGCTCGCGGGCTCCGCCGGCGCGGCGCTTCGCTGCTGCTGAGTCCGGCCAACGAGGCCGAGTCGGGCCCCTGGTCGGCCCGCCAGCACGCCGCGATCGCGCGCCTGCGTGCGATCGAGGTGGGCCTGCCGCTGGTGCGCGCGGCCAACACCGGCCCGAGCACCTGGATCGACGCCTACGGGCGCGAGACCGCGCGCATCGAGGCCGGGACCCGCGCGATGCGGGTCGCTCCCGCCGGCGCGCCGGCGCCGATCACGCCCTACGCGCGCTGGGGTGTGGGACCGGCCTGGCTGGGCCTGCTGGCGCCCGCCGCGCTCGCCGCGCTGCGGCACCGCTGCCGGCAGGGGATCCGATCCTGTTCGGGGGCGCAGCAGACGCTCGCCCCGCCTTCCACCCCGGAGACCTCCAGAGGAGAATGGGCATGA
- the motA gene encoding flagellar motor stator protein MotA, which translates to MLALVGIVVVLGSVIGGFVLAGGSVPVLFQPSEFIVIGGAALGALLVGTPAGVIKGLVRKVPALIKGGRSDRDYLDLLLMGFELLTLARREGLVALEKHLESPLQSPILARYPSITADAAVLTFLTDTLELFTSGVKIGDHELAELLEADLHVRKEEEQRPAKALLTMADALPGLGIVAAVLGIVVTMGHIDGPPAEIGHHVGAALVGTFLGVLLSYGVVQPMGHNLGAKLEEDHGYLVTLKDLLLSLHKGANPAMAAELARRSLPAEVRPSSAELSEACRALKTQGGNGGG; encoded by the coding sequence TTGCTCGCGCTGGTCGGCATCGTGGTCGTCCTGGGCTCCGTGATCGGCGGCTTCGTGCTGGCCGGCGGCTCGGTGCCGGTGCTGTTCCAGCCCTCCGAGTTCATCGTGATCGGCGGAGCCGCCTTGGGCGCGCTGCTGGTGGGCACCCCGGCGGGTGTGATCAAGGGGCTGGTGCGCAAGGTCCCCGCCCTGATCAAGGGCGGCCGCAGCGACCGCGACTACCTGGACCTCCTGCTGATGGGCTTCGAGCTGCTCACGCTGGCGCGCCGCGAAGGCCTGGTAGCGCTGGAGAAGCACCTCGAGAGCCCACTCCAGAGCCCGATCCTCGCCCGCTACCCGAGCATCACTGCCGACGCCGCCGTGCTGACCTTCCTCACCGACACGCTGGAGCTCTTCACCTCGGGCGTGAAGATCGGCGACCACGAGCTCGCGGAGCTTCTCGAGGCGGACCTCCACGTCCGCAAGGAGGAGGAGCAGCGCCCGGCAAAGGCACTGCTCACGATGGCCGACGCGCTGCCCGGGCTCGGCATCGTGGCCGCCGTGCTCGGCATCGTCGTCACCATGGGCCACATCGACGGCCCGCCGGCGGAGATCGGCCATCACGTCGGCGCGGCGCTGGTCGGCACCTTCCTCGGCGTGCTGCTCTCCTACGGCGTCGTGCAGCCGATGGGCCACAACCTCGGCGCGAAGCTCGAGGAGGACCATGGCTACCTGGTGACGCTCAAGGACCTGCTGCTCTCGCTGCACAAGGGTGCCAACCCGGCAATGGCGGCGGAGCTGGCGCGTCGTTCGCTGCCGGCGGAGGTGCGCCCGAGCTCGGCGGAGCTCAGCGAGGCGTGTCGTGCGCTCAAGACCCAGGGAGGCAATGGTGGGGGGTGA
- a CDS encoding OmpA family protein, producing MGGDGRPGPTIIIRKRSRGGHGDAHHGGAWKVAYADFVTAMMAFFMVMWLINQNEDVKRAVGGYFRDPLGTLEVAGSDAQQGAAGVLDAGSAPMAGQAALLEVPLAQPLRGTEQEQRERDRRKRLEEAEQALRRRLAEIEGFERIAHLVEVTLTDEGLRIELMESEQGAFYALGSPALTPIGRRVVEAVGDSLRTSSGRVVIEGHTDSLAYAPGGYSNWDLSTDRANAARRVLEGSGVAADRVEEIRGYASGRPRLADHPEDPRNRRVSILLRDAAAAPAESSPPARVVPDGTPAAGPPAPATGG from the coding sequence GTGGGGGGTGACGGCCGGCCTGGTCCCACGATCATCATCCGCAAGCGTAGCCGCGGCGGTCACGGCGACGCCCACCACGGCGGCGCCTGGAAGGTGGCCTACGCGGACTTCGTGACGGCCATGATGGCCTTCTTCATGGTGATGTGGTTGATCAACCAGAACGAGGACGTGAAGCGCGCCGTCGGCGGCTACTTCCGCGATCCGCTCGGCACCCTCGAGGTGGCGGGCTCCGACGCCCAGCAGGGGGCCGCCGGCGTGCTCGACGCGGGTTCGGCACCGATGGCGGGGCAGGCGGCCTTGCTGGAGGTGCCACTGGCCCAACCGTTGCGCGGCACGGAGCAGGAGCAGCGCGAGCGTGATCGAAGGAAGCGGCTGGAGGAAGCCGAGCAGGCGCTGCGCCGCCGGCTCGCCGAGATCGAAGGCTTCGAGCGGATCGCGCACCTCGTCGAGGTGACGCTTACCGACGAGGGCCTGCGTATCGAGCTGATGGAGTCCGAGCAGGGCGCCTTCTACGCGCTTGGCAGTCCGGCGCTGACGCCGATCGGGCGGCGGGTGGTCGAGGCCGTCGGTGACTCGCTTCGCACCAGCTCGGGACGGGTGGTGATCGAAGGTCACACCGACAGCCTGGCCTATGCGCCGGGCGGCTACTCCAACTGGGATCTCTCCACCGACCGCGCGAACGCTGCCCGCCGCGTCCTGGAGGGGTCGGGCGTCGCTGCCGACCGCGTGGAGGAGATCCGCGGCTACGCCTCCGGACGGCCGCGCCTCGCCGATCACCCCGAGGATCCGCGCAACCGCCGCGTCTCGATCCTGCTCCGCGACGCCGCCGCCGCACCGGCGGAGTCGAGCCCGCCGGCGCGCGTGGTGCCGGACGGTACACCCGCGGCCGGCCCGCCGGCGCCAGCCACGGGGGGTTGA
- a CDS encoding response regulator transcription factor, whose amino-acid sequence MIVKLLLADDHRLVREGVRRLVEEVPELRVVAEAATGEEAVELATLHEPDIAVLELTMPRLSGVEAIRRIRQRGLRTRCLVLSIHDGQLQVTQALQAGAAGYLVKSCSPAELRDAIAALAAGRTYLSPSIADRVVGALVQPGEAASPVSLLTGREREVLQLIAEGLSSKEIATALGVSIKTVETHRCNLMAKLKIRKASRLVRVAIHEGLVAL is encoded by the coding sequence GTGATCGTAAAGCTCCTGCTCGCCGACGATCACCGCCTGGTGCGCGAGGGTGTGCGGCGGCTCGTGGAGGAGGTGCCCGAGCTGCGCGTCGTCGCCGAGGCCGCGACCGGCGAGGAGGCGGTGGAGCTCGCCACCTTGCACGAGCCCGACATCGCGGTGCTGGAGCTGACGATGCCGCGCCTCTCCGGAGTCGAGGCGATCCGGCGCATCCGGCAGCGCGGGCTGCGCACGCGCTGCCTCGTGCTCTCGATCCACGATGGCCAGCTTCAGGTCACCCAGGCGCTCCAGGCCGGTGCGGCCGGCTACCTCGTGAAATCCTGCTCGCCGGCGGAGCTGCGCGATGCGATCGCCGCGCTCGCGGCGGGGCGCACGTACCTCTCGCCATCGATCGCCGACCGCGTCGTCGGGGCGCTGGTGCAACCGGGCGAGGCCGCGTCCCCGGTCTCGCTGCTCACGGGTCGCGAGCGCGAGGTGCTCCAGCTCATCGCCGAGGGCCTGTCGAGCAAGGAGATCGCGACGGCGCTCGGGGTCTCGATCAAGACGGTCGAGACCCACCGCTGCAACCTGATGGCGAAGCTGAAGATCCGGAAGGCATCGCGGCTCGTCCGTGTCGCCATCCACGAGGGCCTCGTCGCGCTCTAG
- a CDS encoding HDOD domain-containing protein, with product MSESLADIALAQIEGGRARIPVFDPKAARAQQMLAEGSFEIEELEALIAAEPALASALLRAANSTFFGGLDKVVSIHEGILRLGARRSAQLVVVLGQKQAHRMGNPQLQAMAERLWSHSLACALGTDWLVRRLRVPEIENAAMLAGLLHDTGKLFLLCVLDDLISSRKLQFEPTGTLVIQILAALHASLGARLLDEWRIPDPYRALVLHHHDEEVDESDALLLAVRLVDGVANKLGIGLEPRPDHDPAGTLEAQALRVPEVMIAELEIQLEDALAIES from the coding sequence ATGTCGGAATCGCTCGCAGACATCGCGCTCGCGCAGATCGAAGGGGGCAGGGCCCGGATCCCGGTCTTCGATCCCAAGGCCGCGCGTGCCCAGCAGATGCTCGCCGAGGGCAGCTTCGAGATCGAGGAGCTCGAGGCGCTGATCGCCGCCGAGCCGGCGCTGGCCAGCGCATTGCTGCGCGCGGCCAACTCGACCTTCTTCGGCGGCCTCGACAAGGTGGTCTCGATCCACGAGGGCATCCTGCGTCTCGGTGCGCGGCGCAGCGCGCAGCTGGTGGTGGTCCTGGGCCAGAAGCAGGCCCATCGCATGGGCAACCCACAGCTACAGGCGATGGCCGAGCGGCTGTGGTCGCACTCGCTGGCCTGCGCGCTCGGCACGGACTGGCTCGTGCGCCGGCTGCGTGTGCCCGAGATCGAGAACGCAGCCATGCTCGCCGGCCTGCTCCACGACACCGGCAAGCTGTTCCTGCTCTGTGTGCTCGATGATCTGATTTCGTCGCGTAAACTGCAGTTCGAACCCACCGGGACCCTGGTCATCCAGATCCTGGCTGCGCTGCACGCATCGCTCGGTGCGCGCCTGCTCGACGAGTGGCGGATCCCCGATCCGTACCGCGCGCTCGTGCTGCACCACCACGACGAGGAGGTGGACGAGAGCGATGCGCTGCTGCTCGCCGTCCGGCTCGTGGACGGCGTCGCGAACAAGCTCGGCATCGGTCTCGAGCCGCGCCCCGACCACGATCCCGCGGGTACCCTGGAGGCACAGGCGCTGCGCGTGCCCGAGGTGATGATCGCGGAGCTCGAGATCCAGCTCGAGGACGCGCTCGCGATCGAGAGCTGA
- a CDS encoding GspE/PulE family protein, producing MASRDSVGAGAAGTEQLPLTRILIEEGLVTPEQVGHAERVRTKLRSDRSLLEVVKELYGLDDMALQAVLARRRQDVRLGDLLVELGYLRREYLETALAIQREDPASKLRIGEVLVAHHFIEESRLVEVLAIHLGFPLETPDLADTAAELVDDVPLRYCEQHEFVPVRRENDCIVVAFADPTHPGALEAAEGVFGKGRVVAAIAARTAIQTALRRLAGREGAVVVEGASGSLVVEIVDEILQTALDQGASDVHFDPRPDRLTVRLRVDGVLAPLRDLPRTVAPAIATRIKVLCQADIAERRRHQGGRFLYEAEGRHADLRVSIYVTVHGEKIVLRVLNQDRRLLSLGEIGMAPHMLERLRDDALERPSGVVLVTGPTGSGKTTTLYSCIQEIRSEEISILTAEDPVEYVIDGIGQCSLNPAIDLTFEETLRHIVRQDPDVIVIGEIRDRLSAETAIQAALTGHKVLTTFHTEDTIGGLVRLLNMNIEAFLISSTVVSVVAQRLMRRVCSQCAQPHRPTQVELRRLGCPPAALEGATFRAGRGCDACRHTGYKGRVAAYELLVLDAAVRDAILARASSHEIRKICRESTGLVTLFEDGLVRAARGDTTLREVIRMLPRLDRPRPLAEVRRLLGW from the coding sequence TTGGCTTCTCGAGACTCAGTAGGCGCCGGCGCGGCAGGGACGGAGCAGCTGCCGCTGACTCGGATCCTGATCGAGGAGGGGCTCGTCACGCCCGAGCAGGTCGGCCACGCCGAGCGCGTGCGCACCAAGCTGCGCAGCGACCGCTCGCTGCTCGAGGTGGTGAAGGAGCTCTACGGGCTCGACGACATGGCGCTCCAGGCCGTGCTGGCCCGCCGCCGTCAGGACGTGCGGCTCGGCGACCTGCTGGTCGAGCTCGGCTACCTGCGCCGCGAGTACCTCGAAACCGCGCTCGCGATCCAGCGCGAGGACCCGGCGTCCAAGCTGCGTATCGGTGAGGTGCTGGTCGCTCACCACTTCATCGAGGAGAGCCGGCTGGTCGAGGTGCTCGCGATCCACCTCGGCTTCCCGCTCGAGACGCCCGACCTCGCGGACACGGCAGCGGAGCTCGTCGACGACGTTCCGCTCCGCTACTGCGAGCAGCACGAGTTCGTGCCCGTGCGCCGCGAGAACGACTGCATCGTCGTGGCGTTTGCCGACCCCACCCACCCCGGCGCACTCGAGGCTGCCGAAGGCGTCTTCGGGAAAGGCCGCGTGGTGGCCGCGATCGCCGCGCGCACCGCGATCCAGACCGCGCTGCGCCGGCTGGCGGGTCGAGAGGGTGCCGTCGTGGTCGAGGGAGCCTCGGGCTCTCTCGTGGTGGAGATCGTCGACGAGATCCTGCAGACGGCGCTCGACCAGGGCGCCAGCGACGTGCACTTCGACCCGCGTCCGGACCGCCTCACGGTGCGGCTGCGGGTGGACGGGGTACTGGCACCGCTGCGCGATCTGCCGCGTACGGTGGCGCCGGCGATCGCCACCCGCATCAAGGTGCTCTGCCAGGCGGACATCGCCGAGCGGCGCCGCCACCAGGGTGGCCGCTTCCTGTACGAGGCGGAGGGCCGCCACGCCGACCTGCGCGTCTCGATCTACGTCACGGTGCACGGTGAGAAGATCGTGCTACGGGTGCTGAACCAGGACCGCCGGCTGCTCTCGCTCGGCGAGATCGGGATGGCGCCCCACATGCTCGAGCGGCTGCGTGACGACGCTCTCGAGCGTCCGAGCGGCGTCGTGCTCGTCACCGGACCCACCGGCTCGGGCAAGACGACGACGCTCTATTCCTGCATCCAGGAGATCCGCAGCGAGGAGATCAGCATCCTCACGGCCGAGGATCCGGTCGAGTACGTGATCGACGGCATCGGCCAGTGCTCGCTGAACCCGGCGATCGACCTGACCTTCGAGGAGACGCTGCGCCACATCGTGCGGCAGGACCCGGACGTGATCGTGATCGGCGAGATCCGTGACCGGCTCTCCGCCGAGACCGCGATCCAGGCGGCGCTCACCGGCCACAAGGTGCTCACCACCTTCCACACCGAGGACACGATCGGTGGTCTGGTGCGCCTGCTCAACATGAACATCGAGGCCTTTCTCATCTCCTCGACGGTGGTGAGCGTGGTCGCGCAGCGCCTGATGCGCCGGGTTTGCAGCCAGTGCGCGCAGCCTCACCGGCCCACGCAGGTGGAGCTGCGCCGGCTCGGCTGCCCGCCGGCCGCGCTCGAGGGCGCGACCTTCCGGGCGGGCAGGGGCTGCGATGCCTGCCGCCACACCGGCTACAAGGGCCGCGTCGCGGCCTACGAGCTCCTCGTGCTCGACGCCGCCGTACGCGACGCGATCCTGGCCCGCGCCAGCTCGCACGAGATCCGCAAGATCTGCCGGGAGAGCACCGGACTCGTCACGCTCTTCGAGGACGGCCTCGTGCGCGCCGCTCGTGGCGACACCACGCTGCGCGAGGTGATCCGCATGCTGCCTCGACTCGATCGACCGCGCCCCCTCGCCGAGGTCCGGCGCCTACTGGGATGGTGA
- a CDS encoding cyclic nucleotide-binding domain-containing protein, translating into MSTSQAPFDHLRHARSDPRVGADHRAEIVSAGLPGPLVGQTRDLGIGGACIATASGFDIRSIRRVRLHLPGGAVMLEAEGRWQREEPSEKVMLTGVSFTDLPDEVVTRLWDLVLDSGKTLARFLYGGSDLSHFSVDEAVGLAHASRWRNVTTGHYIYRGDVPRSGLSSIFIVYSGEVALQVRARGVRDHLLARLGPGRLFGGLPLVAEGLPSESAQAATDVRLLEIHESSFRYLCAAKPWLAQRLAQAVTQTYAQRAGALLARVGDAL; encoded by the coding sequence ATGAGTACTTCGCAGGCTCCCTTCGACCATCTGCGCCACGCGCGCTCGGACCCGCGCGTGGGAGCCGATCATCGCGCGGAGATCGTGAGCGCGGGTCTGCCCGGCCCGCTCGTCGGGCAGACCCGCGACCTCGGAATCGGCGGTGCCTGCATCGCGACGGCCTCGGGCTTCGACATCCGCTCGATCCGGCGCGTGAGGCTCCATCTGCCCGGCGGTGCCGTCATGCTCGAGGCCGAGGGCCGCTGGCAGCGCGAGGAGCCGAGTGAGAAGGTCATGCTGACGGGCGTCTCCTTCACGGATCTGCCCGACGAGGTCGTGACGAGGCTCTGGGACCTGGTGCTCGACAGCGGCAAGACGCTGGCACGCTTCCTCTACGGAGGCTCGGACCTGTCGCACTTCTCGGTCGACGAGGCGGTTGGCCTCGCGCACGCATCGCGCTGGCGGAACGTAACCACCGGTCACTATATCTACCGCGGCGATGTGCCGCGCAGCGGCCTGAGCTCGATCTTCATCGTGTACAGCGGTGAGGTGGCGCTCCAAGTGCGCGCGCGAGGGGTGCGCGACCATCTGCTGGCACGGCTCGGGCCGGGGCGGCTCTTCGGGGGACTTCCGCTGGTCGCCGAGGGGCTGCCGAGCGAGTCCGCCCAGGCCGCCACCGACGTGCGGCTGCTCGAGATCCACGAGTCCTCGTTCCGCTACCTGTGCGCCGCCAAGCCCTGGCTCGCACAGCGCCTCGCACAGGCCGTGACCCAGACCTACGCGCAGCGCGCCGGTGCGCTGCTCGCGCGCGTCGGGGATGCCCTGTGA